Proteins encoded in a region of the Teredinibacter purpureus genome:
- a CDS encoding HDOD domain-containing protein: MNDLATKVSNDINKAIDSDQLVLPTLPEIALKVREVANDADASIKQLSDVISSDAALTARIIKVANSPLFRAPREIEDLNMALSRLGMQYTCNLATGLAMEQMFQATSDLIDKRLREVWSRSSEIAGMCHVLCKHRTKLRPDQAALAGLTHQIGILPILSYAEDNPYLMGDSMTLDSVIDAVHPQLGVKILTTWEFPTEIRNVPIEYLNFTRETAKADYADLVTVAMLQNQSTIALNRYANLDTSTVKAFYRLDLDPNIEATEAEDLSEEMEAALAMLQG, translated from the coding sequence ATGAATGACCTTGCCACCAAGGTTTCGAACGACATCAATAAAGCTATCGACAGCGACCAGCTCGTGCTGCCCACGCTACCCGAAATCGCACTTAAAGTGCGAGAAGTGGCCAATGACGCCGATGCTAGTATTAAGCAATTAAGTGATGTTATTAGCTCCGATGCCGCCCTAACAGCCCGTATTATTAAAGTCGCCAATAGTCCTCTATTTCGCGCGCCACGCGAAATAGAGGACTTAAATATGGCGCTCTCTCGCCTAGGCATGCAATACACTTGCAACCTTGCAACGGGCCTAGCGATGGAGCAAATGTTCCAAGCAACTTCCGATCTCATTGATAAACGGTTACGCGAGGTATGGTCTAGATCGAGCGAGATTGCAGGAATGTGCCACGTACTGTGCAAGCACAGGACTAAATTACGCCCCGACCAAGCCGCACTGGCCGGCTTAACCCACCAGATTGGTATATTACCCATATTATCGTACGCCGAAGACAACCCTTACTTGATGGGCGATAGCATGACGCTAGACAGCGTAATAGATGCCGTACACCCCCAACTTGGCGTTAAAATTTTAACCACATGGGAGTTCCCAACAGAAATTCGCAATGTCCCTATTGAGTACCTCAATTTTACGCGAGAAACAGCAAAAGCAGACTATGCCGACTTAGTGACGGTCGCCATGTTACAAAATCAGTCAACAATAGCGCTCAATCGCTATGCCAATCTCGATACAAGTACCGTAAAAGCCTTTTATCGGTTAGATTTAGATCCCAACATTGAAGCAACAGAAGCCGAAGATTTAAGCGAGGAAATGGAAGCCGCACTTGCCATGCTGCAAGGCTAA
- the ygfZ gene encoding CAF17-like 4Fe-4S cluster assembly/insertion protein YgfZ — protein MTNWQQRLDNHPLLDAASIGSDQNCLAILSEYRLLTVSGPDSVTFLQGQCTCDISQLNSDHWLLGAHCNIKGRMHSSFYAARIDENTIGLRLHSSIAENALNALKKYSVFSKVELTLAPAWIMGLNHPDQSTLPNTTIKLPPVNETSHPENGLTVLRLDKNRSEIWASQAAALDHLWPHITQGLNLTSQAVWSRLNIEQGIAEVRAETVEALLPQELNFQLINGVSFSKGCYTGQEIIARLHYKATLKKHLYRATTALLDNESSPIYGTEIVDKDTGKRLGSVIQSLSGNNNQWLLLVLVNDLAVHTDSAVLALGSQPKLTWQPLPYAIP, from the coding sequence ATGACCAATTGGCAGCAACGATTAGATAACCACCCCTTATTGGACGCGGCCAGCATTGGCTCAGACCAAAATTGCCTTGCCATACTCAGCGAGTACCGCCTATTAACGGTATCGGGGCCTGACTCGGTGACATTTCTACAGGGGCAATGCACTTGTGACATCAGCCAATTGAACTCAGATCACTGGCTGCTAGGTGCACACTGCAATATTAAAGGGCGAATGCACAGTAGTTTTTATGCAGCGCGCATTGATGAAAACACGATTGGATTACGCCTGCACAGCAGTATTGCAGAAAACGCATTAAACGCATTAAAAAAATACAGTGTTTTCTCGAAGGTTGAACTTACCCTAGCACCCGCGTGGATTATGGGCCTGAACCACCCAGATCAGTCGACGCTACCCAATACAACAATAAAGCTGCCGCCCGTTAACGAAACGTCTCACCCAGAAAACGGCCTAACCGTTCTGCGCCTAGACAAAAACCGCAGCGAAATATGGGCCTCACAGGCCGCTGCTCTCGACCATTTATGGCCCCACATTACTCAAGGGCTAAACCTAACCTCTCAAGCAGTCTGGTCTCGGCTGAATATTGAACAAGGTATTGCCGAAGTCCGTGCAGAAACGGTAGAAGCCCTCTTACCGCAAGAGCTTAACTTTCAGCTCATTAACGGTGTATCTTTCAGTAAAGGCTGCTATACGGGGCAAGAAATCATTGCCCGGCTTCACTACAAAGCAACCCTTAAAAAACACCTCTATCGCGCCACGACAGCGTTACTCGACAACGAATCTTCACCCATTTACGGAACAGAAATCGTTGATAAAGACACAGGAAAACGCCTAGGTTCTGTTATTCAAAGCCTTTCTGGCAACAATAATCAGTGGCTACTATTAGTGCTCGTGAACGACCTCGCCGTTCACACAGATTCCGCCGTTTTAGCGCTAGGCTCCCAGCCAAAACTTACATGGCAGCCGTTACCTTATGCTATACCTTAG
- a CDS encoding MucB/RseB C-terminal domain-containing protein, translating to MFPFCLSRYIKALFGVVALCIVCVETYAVETEPSAEKILARLTYAMRTENYRGVFTYEHGGSLETIDVSHAVVNNIENERYILLNGPTRTLNRDGRTASCESLGGRMVRGAMLATGSGKALHFNEYYHLYYKGYDRVAGRKVAVVQLLPKDNDRYGMSLGVDVESGVLLKVLVVSRSKVLERMQFVAFDHNPEWDSEELESFTSVEPDQPCVEVATERKSAEVGASAGVDKWMPSWVPVGFTRANSRWTEQDGLVHTYTDGLSSFSVFVNPELVPENEDVQQIPRGMAQRGATLILMDLRRAEEQVVHLSLVGEVPETAAVRILQSISTPLLTPVP from the coding sequence GTGTTCCCGTTTTGTTTAAGCCGCTATATAAAAGCCTTATTCGGCGTTGTCGCGCTCTGTATTGTTTGTGTTGAAACCTATGCGGTAGAAACAGAGCCTTCTGCGGAGAAAATTCTTGCAAGGTTAACGTATGCGATGCGTACCGAGAATTATCGCGGTGTGTTTACGTATGAGCATGGCGGCAGCTTAGAAACCATTGATGTGTCTCATGCGGTTGTGAACAACATTGAAAATGAGCGTTATATTTTGCTGAACGGGCCTACGCGAACGCTAAACCGTGATGGTCGAACGGCCAGTTGCGAATCGCTCGGCGGACGCATGGTGAGAGGTGCAATGTTGGCCACGGGTAGTGGCAAAGCGTTACATTTTAACGAGTATTACCATTTATACTATAAAGGCTATGATCGAGTTGCCGGCCGAAAGGTGGCTGTGGTGCAACTGCTGCCGAAAGATAATGATCGCTACGGTATGAGCTTGGGTGTAGATGTTGAGTCTGGCGTGTTGCTAAAGGTATTGGTTGTTTCGCGTAGCAAAGTACTGGAGCGCATGCAGTTTGTTGCCTTTGATCATAACCCTGAATGGGACAGTGAGGAGCTGGAGAGTTTTACCTCGGTTGAGCCCGATCAGCCGTGTGTAGAGGTGGCCACAGAGCGCAAGAGCGCTGAGGTTGGTGCTAGCGCAGGTGTGGATAAGTGGATGCCTAGCTGGGTGCCTGTCGGCTTCACTCGCGCCAATTCCCGCTGGACAGAGCAGGATGGTCTTGTGCACACGTATACCGATGGGCTTTCTTCCTTTTCTGTTTTTGTTAATCCTGAGCTCGTGCCAGAAAACGAGGATGTCCAGCAGATTCCTCGAGGAATGGCACAGCGCGGTGCGACATTAATTTTGATGGATTTACGTCGAGCAGAAGAGCAAGTTGTGCATCTCTCGTTAGTTGGGGAAGTGCCAGAAACGGCCGCTGTTAGAATATTGCAGTCTATTTCTACGCCGCTTTTAACGCCCGTTCCCTAA
- the lepA gene encoding translation elongation factor 4, producing MTDLSHIRNFSIIAHIDHGKSTLADRFIQDCGGLSAREMEAQVLDSMDIERERGITIKAQSVTLDYLAQDGKTYQLNFIDTPGHVDFSYEVSRSLAACEGALLVVDAAQGVEAQSVANCYTAIEQGLEVIPVLNKMDLPQVEPERVSEEIEDIIGIDATDAVRCSAKSGLGIQDVLERLVRDVPAPVGDVDAPLQALIIDSWFDNYLGVVSLVRVTQGSLKTKDKIIAKSIGKAHGVDIVGVFTPKRKDTGVLNAGEVGFVVAGIKEILGAPVGDTLTHSKTPDVEMLPGFKKIKPQVYAGLFPVSSDDYETFRDALAKLTLNDASLFYEPESSDALGFGFRCGFLGMLHMEIIQERLEREYNLDLITTAPTVIYEVVTNDGKTIYVDNPSKLPDISLIDEMREPLCEANILVPSDYLGAVITLCVEKRGIQKNLQYVGGQVSLCYELPMNEVVMDFFDRLKSVSRGFASLDYSFVRFAPSNLVRLDVLINGEKVDALALIIFRDNAHYKGRALADKMKELIPRQMFDVAIQAAIGGQIVARTTVKALRKNVTAKCYGGDVSRKKKLLEKQKAGKKRMKQVGSVEIPQEAFLAVLKIDS from the coding sequence GTGACCGATCTTAGTCATATCCGAAATTTTTCTATTATTGCCCATATTGACCACGGTAAATCGACCCTCGCAGATCGATTTATTCAAGACTGTGGCGGCCTATCCGCTCGAGAAATGGAAGCCCAAGTGCTGGATTCCATGGATATCGAGCGCGAGAGAGGCATCACTATTAAGGCTCAGAGCGTTACATTGGATTACCTCGCGCAAGACGGTAAAACCTATCAACTGAACTTTATTGATACTCCCGGTCATGTTGATTTCTCCTACGAAGTGTCGCGCTCCTTGGCCGCCTGTGAAGGTGCACTGCTTGTGGTGGATGCCGCACAGGGCGTAGAGGCCCAGTCTGTCGCCAATTGTTACACGGCTATAGAGCAAGGGTTAGAAGTTATCCCCGTATTGAATAAGATGGACTTGCCTCAGGTAGAGCCGGAGCGAGTTTCAGAAGAGATCGAAGATATTATAGGGATCGATGCTACTGATGCAGTGCGCTGTAGCGCGAAATCTGGTTTGGGTATTCAGGATGTATTAGAGCGGCTGGTACGCGATGTTCCTGCGCCTGTTGGCGATGTTGATGCACCGCTTCAAGCCCTTATTATTGATTCTTGGTTTGATAATTACCTTGGCGTTGTCTCGCTTGTTCGCGTGACCCAGGGATCTTTAAAAACAAAAGACAAAATAATCGCAAAATCCATTGGTAAAGCCCATGGTGTTGATATCGTCGGTGTTTTTACCCCGAAACGAAAAGATACCGGTGTCTTAAATGCGGGGGAGGTGGGCTTTGTCGTAGCAGGAATTAAAGAGATTTTGGGCGCGCCAGTGGGTGATACGTTAACGCATTCAAAGACCCCCGATGTTGAAATGCTTCCAGGCTTTAAAAAAATAAAGCCACAAGTCTATGCAGGTCTATTTCCCGTAAGCTCCGATGATTACGAGACGTTCCGCGACGCCTTGGCCAAGCTAACCCTAAACGATGCTTCCTTATTTTATGAACCTGAAAGTTCAGATGCTTTAGGGTTTGGTTTTCGTTGCGGCTTCCTTGGTATGCTGCACATGGAAATTATCCAAGAGCGACTAGAGAGGGAATATAATCTCGACCTTATCACTACCGCACCTACTGTAATTTACGAAGTGGTAACAAATGATGGGAAAACCATTTATGTGGATAACCCTTCCAAATTACCGGATATCAGCTTAATTGACGAAATGCGTGAACCGCTTTGCGAAGCGAATATTCTCGTTCCGTCCGACTATTTAGGCGCTGTCATTACGCTGTGTGTTGAAAAACGTGGTATTCAGAAAAATTTGCAATATGTTGGCGGGCAGGTGTCGCTCTGCTATGAATTACCCATGAATGAAGTGGTTATGGACTTTTTTGATAGGCTAAAATCGGTAAGCCGTGGGTTTGCCTCATTAGATTATAGCTTTGTACGGTTTGCGCCCTCCAATTTGGTGCGCCTTGACGTACTCATTAACGGTGAAAAAGTTGATGCGTTAGCATTGATTATTTTTCGTGATAACGCTCACTACAAAGGCCGTGCATTAGCCGATAAAATGAAAGAGCTTATTCCACGACAAATGTTTGATGTGGCTATTCAAGCCGCTATTGGCGGTCAAATCGTTGCGAGAACCACGGTAAAAGCGTTGCGCAAAAACGTAACGGCTAAGTGTTATGGTGGGGACGTTAGCCGGAAGAAGAAATTGTTGGAAAAACAAAAAGCCGGTAAAAAGCGTATGAAGCAAGTGGGAAGTGTCGAAATTCCACAAGAAGCTTTCTTGGCTGTGCTTAAAATCGATAGTTAA
- a CDS encoding SoxR reducing system RseC family protein produces MLSESGKVIAVECDGVWVETLKLSTCGQCRARHGCGQKLLVAADSNLTCIKAFYSSDSTHGRPQLGDDVLIGVDETAMVLDALLSYGLPLLCMFLALAGASYSDVAEIFMMLAAVVGLLIGGGIVRFLPNRKGVRPQLLGQLSSVISVGD; encoded by the coding sequence GTGTTAAGTGAAAGTGGCAAAGTAATCGCAGTTGAGTGTGATGGCGTTTGGGTCGAAACTCTCAAACTTTCGACCTGTGGTCAGTGTCGTGCCCGGCATGGTTGTGGCCAGAAGTTACTCGTCGCCGCTGATAGTAACCTTACGTGCATCAAAGCATTTTACTCGTCTGACTCCACTCATGGTCGGCCTCAGTTGGGGGATGACGTGCTAATTGGTGTTGATGAAACCGCCATGGTGCTGGATGCTCTATTAAGTTACGGATTACCTTTGCTGTGTATGTTTCTGGCATTGGCAGGGGCCTCGTATAGTGACGTTGCGGAAATATTTATGATGCTTGCTGCCGTTGTGGGCTTGCTGATTGGCGGTGGTATTGTTCGTTTTTTGCCAAACAGGAAAGGCGTAAGGCCTCAGTTGTTGGGTCAACTGTCTTCGGTGATTAGTGTCGGTGACTAA
- a CDS encoding FAD assembly factor SdhE: protein MDLNRLRWAARRGMLELDLILAPFVENVYSTLPTEEQALFEKLLECEDQDMFNWFLQKGEPDEADIRQIVKIVRNNTGLQPEA from the coding sequence ATGGATCTTAATCGATTACGCTGGGCTGCGCGTCGTGGCATGCTGGAGTTAGATTTAATTTTAGCGCCATTTGTCGAAAACGTATATTCAACGCTCCCGACGGAAGAGCAAGCGTTATTTGAAAAGCTGTTGGAATGCGAAGATCAGGATATGTTTAATTGGTTTTTACAAAAGGGCGAGCCAGATGAAGCCGATATTCGTCAAATAGTGAAAATCGTGAGAAACAATACTGGCCTGCAGCCTGAGGCCTAA
- a CDS encoding Do family serine endopeptidase, producing MIVRFFVFIVLAFPLIVSAANYNLPDFTPLIEKSSPAVVKINTTTAVKPRGFSLPPGQQIPDIFRHLFEPREMPERNMSSMGSGFLISSDGYLLTNYHVIEDADQIVVRLVDRREFKAMVIGSDPRSDLALLKIDEEKLPFLTLATNDELRIGEWVVAIGSPFGLDFSASAGIVSAIGRSIPTDKNENYVPFIQTDVAINPGNSGGPLFNMEGKVVGVNSQIYTRSGGSIGLSFAIPSTVALNVVEQLKEKGRVDRGWLGVVIQEVDKNLADSFGLKRPQGALVAQMEPGGPADKSGIMVGDIILKFARRNILTSGDLPHAVGSTQPDSEVPVVVMRKGKRKTIDVTVGRLEGGDAAATITEVSPSTAADRLGLTVETIESSLRDQWRLTGGVTVTQVDPHGAAADAGVAPGDVIAQLGFEQIETVEDYRRILANLPSDSLQPIRFFRDGRPTFRTIRLQ from the coding sequence ATGATCGTACGGTTTTTTGTGTTTATAGTTTTGGCCTTTCCATTGATTGTTTCAGCAGCCAATTATAATCTTCCCGACTTTACCCCGTTAATTGAAAAAAGCTCTCCTGCCGTGGTAAAAATAAACACCACAACGGCGGTAAAGCCGCGTGGCTTTAGTCTCCCACCAGGGCAGCAAATTCCTGATATATTTCGGCACCTGTTTGAGCCTAGAGAAATGCCAGAGCGCAATATGAGTTCTATGGGGTCTGGGTTTCTTATTTCGAGCGATGGCTATTTGTTAACTAACTATCATGTGATTGAAGATGCAGACCAAATCGTGGTCCGGCTTGTTGATCGCCGCGAATTTAAAGCAATGGTTATTGGTTCAGATCCCCGATCAGACTTGGCCCTGTTAAAAATTGATGAAGAAAAATTACCATTTTTAACCTTGGCCACCAATGATGAGTTGCGCATAGGTGAGTGGGTAGTTGCCATTGGCTCTCCTTTTGGATTAGATTTTTCGGCAAGTGCGGGAATTGTGAGTGCAATCGGGCGGAGTATTCCAACAGACAAAAACGAAAATTACGTGCCTTTTATTCAGACCGATGTCGCCATTAACCCCGGCAATTCGGGAGGGCCATTGTTTAATATGGAAGGTAAAGTTGTTGGGGTTAACTCTCAAATTTATACACGTTCGGGCGGCTCCATTGGTCTCTCGTTCGCTATACCGTCGACCGTCGCATTAAACGTTGTTGAACAGTTAAAAGAAAAAGGCCGAGTGGATCGGGGTTGGTTGGGCGTTGTTATTCAAGAGGTTGATAAGAACTTAGCCGACTCCTTTGGTTTAAAACGGCCTCAGGGAGCGCTTGTTGCTCAAATGGAGCCCGGTGGCCCAGCCGATAAATCGGGCATCATGGTTGGTGATATTATTCTGAAGTTCGCAAGGCGTAACATTCTTACGTCAGGTGACTTGCCTCACGCGGTGGGCTCAACTCAGCCTGATAGCGAAGTACCCGTAGTCGTTATGCGTAAAGGAAAGCGTAAAACTATTGACGTTACGGTAGGGCGCTTAGAGGGCGGCGATGCTGCGGCCACAATCACTGAGGTGTCACCGAGTACCGCGGCGGACCGTCTAGGCTTAACGGTTGAAACGATTGAATCATCGCTTCGCGATCAGTGGCGGTTAACCGGTGGTGTAACGGTGACTCAGGTGGACCCTCATGGTGCTGCCGCCGATGCCGGCGTTGCTCCAGGAGATGTCATCGCGCAGCTCGGGTTCGAACAGATAGAAACAGTAGAGGATTACCGTCGGATATTAGCCAATTTGCCTTCCGATAGTTTACAGCCCATACGGTTTTTCCGCGATGGCCGCCCAACCTTCAGAACGATACGGCTACAGTAG
- the nadB gene encoding L-aspartate oxidase, giving the protein MTTIRSISNPSYDVLIIGSGAAGLALALNLPSSLRIAVLSKSKLNEGSTWYAQGGIAAVLDDSDSIESHVNDTLNAGAGLCHKDAVEFTISHSKSAIQWLIDLGVNFTRQAQSGDFHLTREGGHSQRRIIHSADATGKALHTTLLEKVHKADNIALHEHYVALDLVKQVDPNSKKLRCAGAYVYNRSTESVEAFTAKTVVLATGGASKVYLYSSNPDGASGDGIAMAWRAGCRVANMEFNQFHPTCLYHPKAKSFLITEAVRGEGGKLLLPNGERFMDSFHELGELAPRDVVARAIDHEMKRLGSDCVYLDISHKSEIFIESHFPNVRQQCLEYGIDITKEPIPVVPAAHYTCGGVMVNEHGQTDLHNLYAIGETSFTGLHGANRMASNSLLECIVFAQSAAKAIKASLHEISPLRDIPPWDASRVTNSDEDVVISHNWDELRRFMWDYVGIVRTQKRLERANHRIKLLQKEINDYYSNYKVGNDLIELRNLAVVAELIIGSAMQRKESRGLHYSLDYPDLAEFAQDSILVPMNFAAQNIIVHHEHKT; this is encoded by the coding sequence ATGACTACTATTCGATCAATCTCAAACCCTTCTTATGATGTGCTTATTATTGGCAGCGGTGCAGCCGGACTAGCGCTCGCACTTAATCTTCCCTCTAGCCTTCGTATTGCCGTACTCAGCAAAAGCAAACTTAATGAAGGCTCAACCTGGTACGCACAAGGAGGCATCGCAGCAGTTTTAGACGATAGTGATTCAATAGAATCTCACGTAAACGATACGCTTAATGCCGGCGCGGGGCTATGCCACAAAGATGCTGTTGAATTCACTATTAGCCATAGTAAATCGGCCATTCAGTGGCTTATAGACTTAGGCGTTAACTTTACCCGACAAGCGCAGTCTGGAGATTTCCATCTCACGAGAGAAGGCGGGCATAGTCAGCGTCGCATCATTCATAGTGCCGACGCCACAGGAAAAGCACTACACACCACCCTGCTCGAAAAAGTGCATAAAGCCGACAACATCGCTCTACACGAACATTACGTCGCGCTGGATCTCGTTAAACAGGTCGACCCCAACAGTAAAAAGTTACGCTGTGCTGGTGCATACGTATACAACCGCAGCACCGAGAGCGTAGAAGCCTTCACCGCAAAAACCGTTGTACTTGCCACTGGCGGTGCCAGTAAGGTCTACCTCTACTCATCCAATCCCGATGGGGCGAGCGGTGATGGCATAGCAATGGCTTGGCGTGCAGGCTGCCGCGTCGCCAATATGGAGTTCAATCAATTTCACCCCACGTGCCTGTACCACCCAAAGGCAAAGTCCTTCCTCATTACTGAAGCTGTTCGAGGGGAAGGCGGCAAACTTCTATTACCCAATGGTGAACGGTTTATGGATAGCTTTCATGAACTGGGAGAACTCGCCCCGCGCGACGTTGTTGCGCGTGCAATCGACCACGAAATGAAACGATTGGGTAGCGATTGCGTTTACCTCGATATCAGCCACAAATCTGAAATATTTATTGAGTCTCACTTCCCTAATGTACGACAGCAGTGCCTTGAATACGGTATCGATATCACTAAAGAACCCATTCCCGTTGTACCAGCAGCTCATTATACCTGTGGCGGTGTTATGGTAAACGAGCACGGCCAAACCGACCTACACAACCTGTATGCCATAGGTGAAACCTCCTTTACGGGGCTTCACGGGGCAAACCGCATGGCCAGCAACTCATTGTTAGAATGCATTGTATTCGCCCAATCTGCCGCTAAAGCTATCAAAGCCTCTCTTCACGAGATTTCTCCGCTTCGTGATATCCCTCCGTGGGATGCAAGCCGCGTCACCAACTCCGACGAAGACGTAGTCATTTCTCACAATTGGGATGAACTCAGGCGTTTTATGTGGGATTACGTCGGTATCGTGCGTACACAAAAGCGATTAGAGCGTGCTAATCACCGCATCAAATTACTGCAGAAAGAAATCAACGATTACTACTCTAACTACAAGGTTGGAAATGATTTAATCGAACTACGAAACTTGGCCGTTGTAGCTGAACTCATTATTGGCTCTGCCATGCAAAGAAAAGAAAGTCGTGGGCTGCACTATTCTCTAGATTACCCCGACTTAGCTGAATTCGCGCAAGATTCAATACTGGTACCTATGAATTTTGCAGCGCAAAATATTATTGTCCATCATGAGCACAAAACCTAG
- a CDS encoding sigma-E factor negative regulatory protein — protein MTSSAQNEKPETMSTAIGESISALLDDQGDELDLRRVLRESEQSENVRATWHRYHMASAVMKNESSPLMGVDLSAHIRAEIDLEPAHALSSPSAKRRWVDIMAKGSIAATVAFGLLVGVQQYSGFGAGNSVTDGALAELEPFVAPDLNSAVVPAGFDTPTLSARTVSTAHTAQQPSLPRGAITQALPTTGSKSAQIVEDAELQAHLDRLMMIHAGQVSDNSDLGVISFARLTDLNAVSAPTIAEGEASVVESQTLVPRDSE, from the coding sequence ATGACTTCTTCTGCACAGAATGAAAAGCCCGAAACAATGAGCACAGCTATTGGCGAATCTATATCCGCATTGCTGGACGATCAAGGTGATGAACTTGATCTACGGCGTGTACTAAGAGAGTCAGAGCAAAGCGAAAATGTTCGTGCGACTTGGCATCGCTATCACATGGCCAGCGCTGTAATGAAGAACGAGAGCTCTCCATTAATGGGGGTCGATCTTTCCGCTCATATTCGAGCTGAAATTGATTTGGAACCGGCTCACGCCTTATCCTCGCCGTCGGCCAAACGTCGTTGGGTCGATATTATGGCTAAAGGCAGTATTGCTGCGACGGTTGCCTTTGGTTTGTTGGTGGGTGTTCAGCAGTATTCGGGGTTTGGTGCTGGCAATAGTGTTACGGATGGCGCTCTTGCAGAACTGGAGCCTTTCGTTGCGCCCGATTTGAATTCTGCGGTTGTTCCCGCCGGGTTCGATACGCCAACTTTATCGGCTCGTACTGTAAGTACAGCTCACACTGCACAGCAACCGTCCCTGCCTAGAGGTGCAATCACTCAGGCGCTACCCACAACAGGCAGCAAAAGTGCACAAATCGTCGAGGATGCTGAATTACAGGCGCATTTGGACCGTCTTATGATGATCCATGCTGGCCAGGTATCAGACAATAGTGATTTGGGTGTTATTTCGTTTGCGCGTCTAACCGACTTGAATGCCGTATCTGCACCGACAATTGCTGAAGGTGAAGCCTCTGTGGTAGAAAGTCAGACATTAGTGCCTCGCGACTCAGAATAA
- the rpoE gene encoding RNA polymerase sigma factor RpoE, which produces MAVQPASQTDAQLVVRVQKGDKRAFDLLVLKYQHKIFAIISRFIKDSAEVQDVAQETFIKAYRALPNFRGDSAFYTWVYRIAINTAKNHLVSRGRRPPASDVDVEDAEYYSGSEQLKDLGSPEGQLMRDQLDDVVQKAIRDLPEDLRTAVTLREMEGLSYEDIAEVMGCPVGTVRSRIFRARESIDKQMAHLL; this is translated from the coding sequence ATGGCGGTGCAACCCGCTTCGCAAACAGATGCACAGCTTGTTGTCCGCGTTCAAAAAGGCGACAAACGAGCATTCGATCTTTTGGTTTTGAAGTACCAACATAAAATATTTGCGATTATCAGCCGTTTTATAAAAGACAGTGCTGAAGTTCAAGATGTCGCGCAAGAAACCTTTATCAAAGCTTATAGAGCGCTACCTAATTTTCGAGGTGATAGCGCGTTTTACACATGGGTTTATCGAATAGCGATCAACACGGCAAAAAATCACTTAGTCTCACGTGGGCGGCGCCCGCCAGCCTCCGATGTCGATGTTGAAGATGCGGAGTACTACAGTGGCAGTGAACAACTGAAAGATCTCGGCTCTCCTGAAGGGCAGCTAATGAGAGATCAGCTGGACGATGTTGTACAAAAAGCCATACGCGACTTGCCGGAAGATTTACGTACGGCGGTAACGCTTCGAGAAATGGAAGGGTTAAGCTACGAAGATATTGCAGAGGTTATGGGGTGTCCCGTGGGCACTGTTCGCTCGCGTATCTTTCGTGCACGTGAATCTATTGATAAACAGATGGCCCATTTGCTATAG